The DNA window CAGAAAGGCGGTGTCGTAATTTCTGACCAGGTTCGAGGCGAAGATGACCGCGCCATTGAAGTTGTCCAGCTCGATCAGTGTGGTGCTGCGCGCAACATTGATGCTGTTGTCGGCGGACTGCGAGACATTGAGCAGACGCTTGCCCAGGATCGAATCGGCCTCGTCGAAAAACAGCAGGGCGCCAGTCTCGGTTGCCCTGGCGAAGGCCGCCTGGATGTTCTTGGGCGTCTCGCCGACATATTTCGATTCCAGTTCGGCGTAGCTGATCCGCAGAATCCGTTTGCCGAGCAGATCGGCGATGGCGTCGGCGGCCAGGGTCTTGCCGGTGCCGGGCGGTCCATAGAAGTTCAATGCCACCCGCCGTCCGGTGCGTGCGATCGAGCCGAGATTCCAGGTCTCGTAGAGCAGATCCTGCGAGACGAGGACATTGGTGGCTTCGCGGATGCGCTCCAGGCTGTCCGGGTCGAGGACGAGATGTTCCAGCGAATAGCGCGGTTCGAGCGGTTCGAGTCCCGCCAGCCGCGGTTCCTCGTTCTCTGTCGTCCGCGCCCGCATGTCACTGCGGCCGTTGATGTCGTAGAGCGGACCGATCTGCTCTGCGGGCGGGGTCTCCAGGTGGGTCTTGGACGGATTGAAGTCGACGCGAATCCGGGGTTTGGACAGCGATCCGGGGAATTCGGACGCATCCAGCAGCCGAGCGAGCTTGCGCAGAAAATCATTCGAGGCCGCCGCCTCGACCTCGACCGAGGTGTCCTGTCCCTTCTCGAAGCATTGCTGACAATAGAGCAGCGGCGCGCCGACCACCTCAATGAAATAGTGACCCACATTGGATTTCTTGCCATGGTGGGACAGGGTCAGTTCGCACCCATGAAGCGGGCAGATGGGCTTTTTTTTGAGTAATGACAGCATGGGATGGAGGTTCGGCCACCCGTCAGGAGATGGAATGACGGGTCAACGGTCAGTGGTTGCGAATCCGCTCGCGGCGCGGAGCGCAGCGGGATGCGTGACACCGCGGAGCGGTGTCACGAGTAACGCCCCCTTGCCCTTTGTTCAGAACACCAGGTTCAACATGGTCAGCGCGACGATCAGGAAGAGGATGGTCATGATGCCGCCCGCACGCATGAAGTCGACGACTCGGTAACCGCCCGGCCCCATGATCAGTGCATTCACTTGATGGGTGGGGAGGAAAAATGAGTTGGAGGTGGCGATCGCGACCGTCAGGGCGAACAACGCCGGATTCGCGCCTGAGCCCAAGGCCATGTTGACCGCGAGCGGGACCAACAGCACGGTGGCGCCGACATTGGACATGACCAGGGTGAAGGCGGTCGCGAGCACGGCAAGTGCCGCCTGGACGACCCAGATCGGCACGTCGCCGAGTGCCGCGAGCGTCTGTTGCGCGATCCAGGCCGCAGTGCCGGTGGACTCCACCGCCAGCCCGAGCGGGATCAGCGAGGCCAGCAGGAAGACGCTCTTCCAGCTCACCGCCTGGTAAGCCTCCTCGATGGTGAGCACCCCCGCCAGGATCATGCTCATGGCGCCGGCAAAGAGCGCGATCGACAGCCGCAGATCCGTGAAGAGGATCAGGCTGAGGGTGACGATGAAGATCAACAGGGCAGCTGAGACCTTGTGCGGACGCAATTCCTCGTGTGGGTACTCGGTGGTGACCACGACGAAATTACGGTCTTTTTCCACTCGCGCCAGATCCGCCCAGGTGGTGTGGACCACAAGCGCGTCACCGGCCTGAAAAGGCGTATTGCGAACGCCACCGGTATGAAAGGTGATCTGCTCGCCACCGCGGCTGATGGCCAGCAGCGAAAGCCCATAGGTCTTGCGCAGCCAGACATCGCGCGCAGTCTTGCCGATCAGGCTGGAGCCGGGCGGAATGACGATCTCGGCGATGCCGGCCTTGGTGTGGGCCATCGCCTCGGCAAAGAGTTCCAGCTCGCGTTTGCGGGTGAGCTGATTGGCGTTGCTGAAATCCAGCAAGGCGTCGGCGTTGCCTAGCAGTCCGAGCGTGGTGCCGGCCGTGATGCCCAGGGTACGGTCGATCCCGTCGGCGCCAAAGCGCAGGCCGTCGCCTTTTTCGACGCCGACGATCCGCACCTTCCAGGTGCGCTCCAGCTCGTCGACGCTCATCCCGATCAGATGGCTTTTCCCCGGGACGCGGAACTCCCCAAGTTCGAAGTCGCTGAGTCCGTAGGTCTCGGCGAAGTATTCGCTGGTATCGCTGCCTTCGAGTTTGTCATTGACCCGCGACGGCAGCACGAAGCGTCCGGCGATCACGAAATAGATGATGCCGGTGGCAAGCAGCGCGAGGCCAATCGGCGTGACGTCAAACAGTTGGAAGGTCGCCATGGGCGCGATGCCGTCCGGCAGGGTCTGGTTTGACGTCAGGATGAGGTCGTTCAGGAGGATCAGCGGACTGGAGCCCACCATGGTGATGGTGCCGCCGAGAAGTGCGCAGAAGCCCATCGGCATCAGCAGGCGCGACATCGGCAAGCCGGTGCGGGCGGCGATACGGCTCACCACCGGAAGGAAGAGGGCGGCGGCCCCCACGTTCTGCATAAAGCTGGAGATCCCCCCGACAGTGCCCGAGATCAACGGGATGATGCGCCCCTCGGTGGTGCCGCCGATGCGCATGATGAAACCAGCGACCTTCGACATGATGCCAGTCTTGTCCAGTCCAGCCCCGACGATCATGACTGCGATGATGGAAATGACCGCGTTACTGGAAAAACCATCGAACAGATGTTCGACTGGAACCAGTCCCTGGTCCAGTCCCATCCAGGGGGCGAGCAGACTGGTCAGGCCGAGCAACACCATCACGGTGACCGCCGCCACGTCCACGCTCACCACCTCGGTCACGAACAGATAAATGGTGAGCAGCAGGAAGGCGCTGACCCAGGCGATCTCGGTGGAGGGAACCACGCTGGCGAGGTAGATACCGACGATGGCGAAAAAGGCGGCCGTGAGGTCTTGCTTGGACAAGGTGCGAAAGATGTTGGACATACTGGTTTCCCTCTTGCGAGCTGGTTTATGACCGTGCGTCAACCGCGCATGATACGTAAAGGGTTTCCCGGATTCCTGTCTTTTTCCGTCAGGGCCGGGGATGCGCTTCAAGGCTTGAGCCTGCGCGCCGGTGGCGGGCGATTCAGTGCACTGTTAGTCTTTGCCCTGATGTTCTGCTTTGTTCGCTACTTGTGAGCCTGTTGCTATGAAGCCTGTCATCCGCTGGATCTCGATCGCGTCGTCATGCCTCGTCTGGGGTCTCCCCTTCGCCATGGAAGAACCGGCGCCAGTCTCGCGCGTTGCGGTCACCGCTGAACTCGAGCGGCTCATGTCCGAACATGGCTTCGAAGTGCGAGGCATCGAGCAGACCGCCGATGCCCTGGCGCGCGTAGAGGGCGAGACCTTGTCTGCGCGGCTGCAAGCCTTGTTGGAAAATTTCGATTACGTGCTGGTGCAGACGCCGACCGGCGGGATCGAGCGGGTGATCATCCTTGGCGAAAAGGTTGCCTATCTTCCGCCGCCCATAGTGGTCGAAAACGAGGCCGGCGGCAATCCAGCGAACGATTCGGTCGAATCCGGCGCGCCGCCTGGGGAGATCGTCCTGTCGACGCAGCGCAAGGGGGACTCGCATCTGCTGACCCTGATCCTGGAAGGACCGAACAACCGGCGGATCGAACAGGTTCTGCTCATCGATACCGGCGCGGATCAGGTGGTGCTGCCGGCGTCGCTGGTCGTGTCGCTGGGGTTGGAGGCGGGCGCGCTGCGCGAGCAGCAGGTGCAGACCGCGAATGGGACGATCCAGGCACGCGTCGGAGTGCTGCCCGCGCTCTGGCTCGGCGAGACGCGCATACCCGAGGTGTCGGCCGCGTTCATTGAGGACCAGCGGCTCGGCGGTCAGGCATTGCTTGGAATGAATGTGCTGGGGCGTTTCCGGATGACGATCGACGATGCCAACAGTCAGGTGACGCTAGCGTCGAAGTAAACGTCCGCTGTTCTGGCGGGCGCGACGCGGCGGTCAGGATGCGGTTCAGCGTTACAGGCCCTTTTTCAACCGCTGGAGTTGTTCCTTGAGTTCATGCACATCGCTGCCGAGACGCTCGACAGGCTGTGAATGCGCCTGTTCATGCTTGGCCTGGTTGAGCGCCATCTGGCGCATGTATTTCCGCAGTTCATGGAGTTCGCTCTCGACGCGGCCCAGGCTGGCCGAGGTCTGGTCCAGACGTTCGTTGGTCTGATCCAGGCGCGCGTTGAATTCCTCGCGCAGTTTCAGAATGCTCTCGCGAATTTCCCTCAGCAGGACAAGAACAAAGCCGGTGGACATGGTGCGCTCCAGGGGCGACGGCGGAAGTGAGGGCAGCTTCTGTGCGAAGACCGCTATAGTACGTCGTTCGGGATGCCGGTTCAGAGAATCTCTTCGCTCTCTTCGTCATCCGGATCCAGCGAGTCGCGATATTGTTCCAGCCGCTCGACCGTCGCCTCCAGCATGCCATAACGGGCGATGTGGTAGATCCCTTCGCCCTCGGTGACCAGGGGTAGATTGGTGCGCCCGATGACGATGCCGCTGGTGGGCGCGAGCACCGACGCGTCCGCGTGACGGAAGGGATCGGTGATGATCCCCAGCGTATCGCCTTTTTTGACACAGGCGCCGAGCGGTGTCAGGGAGAGCAGCACGCCGCTGCGGTCGGCGCGAATCCAGAGGCAGGAACGGGCCACCACCGGTTTCGGTTCGTGCGTTTTGCGGCTCGCGTGGTCGCGGATCATCCCCAGATGGCACATCACCCCCAAAATGCCGCGCAACCCGGCGCGCACCGCGAACTCGTCGAACCGCAATGCCTCGCCGCCCTCGTACAACAGCAGCGGGATGGCGCGCTCGATCGCCGCCGCGCGCAACGAGCCGGGTCGAACCTCGGCGTCCAGGATCACCGGCGTCCCGAAGGCGTTGGCGAGTGCCGGCATGCGGACATCGGCATCGAGCGTCACTCGGATCTGCGGCAGGTTCTCGCGATGCAGCGCGCCGGTGTGCAGATCGATCCCATGGGTCGAGCCTTCCACGACCTCGCCAATCAGGGTCGCCGCCAGGCGCGCGGCCAGGGAGCCTTTGTCGGAACCGGGGAAGCTTCGGTTCAGGTCGCGCCGATCCGGCAGGTAGCGGGATTGGCGCACATAGCCATAGACGTTGACCACGGGCACGGCCAGCAGGGTGCCGGACAGTCGCTGCAAGGATTTTTGAAGCAGCAGACGCCGGATGATTTCGACCCCGTTGATTTCGTCGCCATGGATCGAGGCGGTGACGAACAGCCGCGGTCCAGGGCGTCGCCCCTGCAGGACATGCACCGGCATGAGAACTGGCGTCTGGGTGTAAAGGCTGGGCAGCGGGATATCGACGCGGGCGCGCTCGCCGGGTTGCACGCGGCGACCGGCGATGACAAGCGGGGCAGGGGTCATCGTGAGACGTCCAGAACATGAAGCGACCGGAAAGACATCGCCCCGATCTTGTCATGAAACCGTCGCGGAGTGCCAGCGAGTCAACCTCATTCTGGGATCGCTAGCCCTGACCGCGCGTGCGCGTCTTGCCGAGCGCGGCGTTCTTTTCGATGAAGCCGACGATCATGCCCGCGACATCCTTGCCGGTCGCCGTCTCGATCCCTTCGAGTCCCGGCGACGAATTGACCTCCATCACCACCGGGCCATGATTGGAACGCAGAATGTCCACGCCCGCCACGTTGAGCCCCATGATGCGGGCCGCGCGGGTCGCGGTCGAGCGTTCCTCCGGGGTGATGCGGATCAGCGAGGCGCTGCCGCCGCGGTGCAGGTTAGACCGGAACTCGCCCTCCTTGGCCTGGCGTTTCATGGTCGCGACCACCTTGTCGCCGATGACGAAACAACGGATGTCCGAGCCATTGGCCTCCTTAATGTATTCCTGCACCAGGATGTTGACCTTGAGGCCCATGAAGGCTTCGATGACGCTCTCGGCGGCCTTCTGGGTCTCGGCCAGCACCACGCCGATGCCCTGGGTGCCTTCCAGCAGCTTGATGACCAGCGGCGCGCCGCCGACCATCTTGATCAGATCCTCCACGTCGTCCGGGGCGTGGGCGAAGCCGGTGATGGGCAGCCCAATCCCCTTGCGCGACAGCAGTTGCAGCGAGCGCAGTTTGTCGCGGGCGCGGGTGATGGCGACCGATTCGTTCAGCGGATAGACCCCCAGCATTTCGAACTGGCGCAGCACCGCCGTGCCGTAAAAGGTGACCG is part of the Thiocystis violascens DSM 198 genome and encodes:
- a CDS encoding succinylglutamate desuccinylase/aspartoacylase family protein, which produces MTPAPLVIAGRRVQPGERARVDIPLPSLYTQTPVLMPVHVLQGRRPGPRLFVTASIHGDEINGVEIIRRLLLQKSLQRLSGTLLAVPVVNVYGYVRQSRYLPDRRDLNRSFPGSDKGSLAARLAATLIGEVVEGSTHGIDLHTGALHRENLPQIRVTLDADVRMPALANAFGTPVILDAEVRPGSLRAAAIERAIPLLLYEGGEALRFDEFAVRAGLRGILGVMCHLGMIRDHASRKTHEPKPVVARSCLWIRADRSGVLLSLTPLGACVKKGDTLGIITDPFRHADASVLAPTSGIVIGRTNLPLVTEGEGIYHIARYGMLEATVERLEQYRDSLDPDDEESEEIL
- a CDS encoding ATP-binding protein yields the protein MLSLLKKKPICPLHGCELTLSHHGKKSNVGHYFIEVVGAPLLYCQQCFEKGQDTSVEVEAAASNDFLRKLARLLDASEFPGSLSKPRIRVDFNPSKTHLETPPAEQIGPLYDINGRSDMRARTTENEEPRLAGLEPLEPRYSLEHLVLDPDSLERIREATNVLVSQDLLYETWNLGSIARTGRRVALNFYGPPGTGKTLAADAIADLLGKRILRISYAELESKYVGETPKNIQAAFARATETGALLFFDEADSILGKRLLNVSQSADNSINVARSTTLIELDNFNGAVIFASNLVRNYDTAFLRRMLAHVEFRLPAAEQRERIWRGHVPRQLPLADDVDFAALARSSEGAAGGDIQNAVLLAASYASLRLGESRVVSLADFNRATRFILEGKRRILEGGMETDQDPFGWA
- the rimK gene encoding 30S ribosomal protein S6--L-glutamate ligase, translating into MRIAILSRNPSLYSTRRLVEAARARGHETKVIDVLRCYMNITSLAPSMHYKGEEFTDFDAVIPRIGASVTFYGTAVLRQFEMLGVYPLNESVAITRARDKLRSLQLLSRKGIGLPITGFAHAPDDVEDLIKMVGGAPLVIKLLEGTQGIGVVLAETQKAAESVIEAFMGLKVNILVQEYIKEANGSDIRCFVIGDKVVATMKRQAKEGEFRSNLHRGGSASLIRITPEERSTATRAARIMGLNVAGVDILRSNHGPVVMEVNSSPGLEGIETATGKDVAGMIVGFIEKNAALGKTRTRGQG
- a CDS encoding retropepsin-like aspartic protease family protein; this translates as MSEHGFEVRGIEQTADALARVEGETLSARLQALLENFDYVLVQTPTGGIERVIILGEKVAYLPPPIVVENEAGGNPANDSVESGAPPGEIVLSTQRKGDSHLLTLILEGPNNRRIEQVLLIDTGADQVVLPASLVVSLGLEAGALREQQVQTANGTIQARVGVLPALWLGETRIPEVSAAFIEDQRLGGQALLGMNVLGRFRMTIDDANSQVTLASK
- a CDS encoding SLC13 family permease codes for the protein MSNIFRTLSKQDLTAAFFAIVGIYLASVVPSTEIAWVSAFLLLTIYLFVTEVVSVDVAAVTVMVLLGLTSLLAPWMGLDQGLVPVEHLFDGFSSNAVISIIAVMIVGAGLDKTGIMSKVAGFIMRIGGTTEGRIIPLISGTVGGISSFMQNVGAAALFLPVVSRIAARTGLPMSRLLMPMGFCALLGGTITMVGSSPLILLNDLILTSNQTLPDGIAPMATFQLFDVTPIGLALLATGIIYFVIAGRFVLPSRVNDKLEGSDTSEYFAETYGLSDFELGEFRVPGKSHLIGMSVDELERTWKVRIVGVEKGDGLRFGADGIDRTLGITAGTTLGLLGNADALLDFSNANQLTRKRELELFAEAMAHTKAGIAEIVIPPGSSLIGKTARDVWLRKTYGLSLLAISRGGEQITFHTGGVRNTPFQAGDALVVHTTWADLARVEKDRNFVVVTTEYPHEELRPHKVSAALLIFIVTLSLILFTDLRLSIALFAGAMSMILAGVLTIEEAYQAVSWKSVFLLASLIPLGLAVESTGTAAWIAQQTLAALGDVPIWVVQAALAVLATAFTLVMSNVGATVLLVPLAVNMALGSGANPALFALTVAIATSNSFFLPTHQVNALIMGPGGYRVVDFMRAGGIMTILFLIVALTMLNLVF